TcattatatttaagaaaaatttgcataactctgataaacttattaattttatacCTTGCCGATCTTAGATCCTAaagttttgatgcagatttaagcCAATATGTTTCCTGATTAGTAAATGGTAATCCTTTTCCAAATGCGATTAAAAACAACTGAAATATGTGCTAGGAAGCATCTCGAAAGTAACCATTTTGGCCATCCTGTTCTTAGCTTGGTCAACAAGGTTTTCCAGCGGGAtttttatcagaaaaatatccATAACTCGGAAAATAATTATCCTATCCATGAAttttataccttcccgatcttagaaATCCTAGTAGAATAATTCTGCATCACAACCTGGCCAACTCAAATCCGACCcgatttttccaaattttcataggggtaacatcatgattttggccaaaaaaacgaCCAAAAATGTTATTCCCCgatttttatgatattttaatgcagaataaAGCCTTTTAGTGCACTGATTCGTAAGTAGAAGTTCTTTCCTTTTTGCGATAGGAAATGCTGGCCAATATGGCCTAAAAAATGCCTCAATAGGCTGAATTTTAGCCTCCCTGTCTGAGGTAGGTCAATTAGGCTCTATACGTATCCTTTAGACTTGATATTTTAATGCGAATTCAAAGCGAATGAAGACACGATTCGTTAAAGGTATTGCCTTCTCATAGTCGATAAGAAGTGGCTAAGAGATTGATTCAAATGTGCCTCGAAGATACTTTGCAAATAAAATCCAAGTTTATACTTAAAATCagttttatttacttattctACGATGTATCTGAACCATGCAATGCTGAATGTGAAGCCGTTGGCCAAGACTCAAAACAACCATTGTAATAGATAACTTATAATTTTATTGCCTAAATTGGTTTCCaatggttttaaaattttgaaatgcCGTGCTACCAGAAGTTGCCACCTTCATTCCTCCTTCAGTCCTTTTGACAGCGTTATCTTCCTTGGATTTCCTGACTTGTACTGGCTTCTATTGGGATTAAACTGAAGGACATTGCTTACTCAACATGTTCCTTCGATTTCACACCATTTTGGTTAGGACATGGCACAGAAGCATTGACATCGCTCAACTAAGAGTCATTAGAAGCCACCTGGGAAAGATAACAATAAGCACGGATGAGTGGGTCAGGAACCGCACCTACTTACTCGGGAATTGCAAAGGGGAGAAATATGGAGAAATAACTTCACAAGCAGATCCACGGATGTGACCCTAGCAACAGCATTTCGGTGGGGTGTTGTAACAGTGGGCCTTGCAAGGGGCACACCACACGCAAGGTGCGTTCTCCTTGTCCACGAGGTAGCGCTTGGGGCAGAAGCCTTGGGAGGAACGGAAATCAAGTATCAAATCGAGCTGATCTTCCCTCCTTATTATAGAACTGCTGTGGCCTGCACAGCCACGTGCGTGCTCTCTGAACCCAACTTACTGCTCTTTAATTGAACGGAGGAAGGAATCTGGACGAAGGGCTGGGAGAGGACGGGTGGGCACCTTCCCGGATCGGATCGGACAACTCACTTGGATAAGTGGCTGGTGTGTTTTAGTAGTTCAACACATGGGGATCGGGGATTCCGTCCTCGGACAAGGGCGGGCAGCACATGCCTCGGACAAGGGAGAACGGAATGGGCGACGGAGCACCGCAGGGCAGACTGTGCAGGCCACAGCAGGGCACGTTATTACAGGTTCCGCAGCAGGCAGGAGCACAGCAAGGTTGGCAAGGcatcttgaaattttatttttgaatttagaAATTTAGAATTTGGAATTTAGAATTTGGAGAGCCGAAACGATTGGTCCGAGAGCTGGGAATAGAATGAGGATAGCTCGTCCGACTCGGGCCTCGTTAAGTTAAACGTCAGATTCCGTTTGATTGAAATCTCAAGGCCAACTGTATGAATTTTATATTCAGTCACTAGattataaaattcaaattaataaaataaggaaatAACTACCGTAAGTTAATAGCGATAACCTGTGACAGCCCACCAATGAGACCCCAAATGGCAACCGATGAAGTATCTTATAaacagtggcggatttaacaggtgggcaaaggcgcgcttgcccactgggcccccccgacgaaaggctttcagggcccctcgtgctgaaagttacaccttcgatttcttttttttaaattttttgccaaattttctgggctgtccccttcaaaatgtgcaaaatgcatggggagccccatatgacccactgcaaaggccatatcttaggaaatattcatccgattcttgaacggaatacccttaacgatttgtggatcgattctccataaatctgcatcaaaatctggaaacaaaatatttttaagattatttgtcaaattttctgggctgtccccttcaaaatgtgctaaatgcatggggagccccatatgacccactgcaaaggccatatcttaggaaatattcatccgattcttgaaaggaataccttaaacgatttgtggatcgattctccataaatctgcatcaaaatctggaaacaaaatatttttaagatttgttgtcaaattttctgggctgtacccttcaaaatacccttcaatgtaccctgaaaaaattttacCCACGgggcctttttccttaaatccgccactgctTATAAATATTAACTTTAGACGGGATCTTGATGTGAAATTGGTTTTGGGGATATTTTCTTCATTtccgaaaataaaattcattggAAGGGTGGTTTTATTAATCAAACATTTAATCAAACAATCCATTCAAGAATCTACCTTTTTCTtgtataaaattaatatatttttttagacttaaaaataatttaagaaaacacaaaaattttaaagaagtt
This is a stretch of genomic DNA from Drosophila bipectinata strain 14024-0381.07 unplaced genomic scaffold, DbipHiC1v2 scaffold_249, whole genome shotgun sequence. It encodes these proteins:
- the LOC138925500 gene encoding uncharacterized protein; this encodes MPCQPCCAPACCGTCNNVPCCGLHSLPCGFCPKRYLVDKENAPCVWCAPCKAHCYNTPPKCCC